From a single Nymphaea colorata isolate Beijing-Zhang1983 chromosome 4, ASM883128v2, whole genome shotgun sequence genomic region:
- the LOC116253678 gene encoding protein NUCLEAR FUSION DEFECTIVE 4 produces MVKLKAGSRPPWVGLGAAVWVQVAAGNPFNFPLYSPTLKSVLGYSQQQLTLLGVANDIGENVGILPGIACNKLPPWVLLMIGALFCFLGYGVIWLAVSQTVSSLPFIVLWLALCIGTNSGAWFGTAVLVTNMRNFPLSRGTVAGLLKGYAGLSAAVYTEIYAGVLYSSSEKLLLFLTLGLPAICLALMYFIRRCTPASGEDSAEHGHFLFTQATSIFLGIYLLTTTILDDVLSISYVISVSFVLVMVIFLLAPLAIPIKMTLFRDKSRTPSVSDLRGSDTEPLLVGSKREEKQAKSTPSSYVPVDQISENQEPYLHVSLSTRSLGTLEDDEELVDVDILLAEGEGAVEKKRRPKRGEDFMFREAIIKADFWLLFLVYFLGVGSGVTVLNNLAQIGTALGANDTSILLSLFSFGNFIGRLGGGAVSEYFVRLKAIPRTIWMTVTQLIMLVAHLLFASALSGTLYAATALLGICYGVQFSIMIPTASELFGLKHFGVIYNFIGIGNPLGALIFSAGLAGYVYDKEAEKQFAEGLVTSDETCLGVMCFRLTFLVLAGVCALGSLLSVILTVRIRPVYQMLYSGGSFRFRGTSQS; encoded by the exons ATGGTGAAACTGAAGGCAGGCTCCAGGCCGCCATGGGTGGGACTTGGGGCTGCCGTCTGGGTCCAAGTAGCTGCAGGCAATCCCTTCAACTTTCCCCTTTACTCGCCCACCCTCAAGTCCGTGCTTGGCTACAGCCAACAGCAGCTCACCTTGCTTGGCGTGGCCAACGACATAGGCGAAAACGTCGGCATCCTTCCGGGGATCGCCTGCAACAAGCTCCCGCCATGGGTGCTCCTCATGATTGGCGCCTTATTTTGCTTTCTGGGCTATGGTGTCATATGGCTCGCCGTCAGTCAGACCGTGTCTTCCTTGCCTTTTATCGTT TTATGGCTTGCTTTATGCATTGGCACAAATAGTGGGGCTTGGTTTGGCACTGCTGTACTTGTGACCAACATGCGGAACTTTCCTCTTAGTCGAGGCACAGTAGCTGGCCTCCTCAAGGGATATGCTGGACTTAGTGCTGCTGTATATACAGAAATCTATGCAGGGGTACTGTATAGTTCATCGGAAAAACTTTTGCTCTTTCTTACATTGGGCCTTCCTGCTATATGTCTTGCATTGATGTACTTTATCAGGCGCTGCACACCTGCATCAGGAGAAGACTCAGCTGAGCATGGTCATTTCTTGTTTACCCAAGCTACAAGCATCTTTCTAGGCATCTATCTTCTCACGACTACAATACTAGATGATGTTCTTTCTATTAGTTACGTGATTTCGGTGTCATTTGTGCTTGTGATGGTAATCTTCCTTTTGGCACCATTGGCCATTCCCATAAAGATGACGCTTTTtcgagataaatccagaacccCAAGTGTGTCTGATCTGAGAGGTTCTGATACAGAGcctttacttgttggttctaaaagggaagaaaagcaGGCAAAGAGTACACCTAGCAGTTATGTCCCTGTCGATCAAATTTCTGAAAACCAAGAGCCATATTTGCATGTTTCTTTGTCAACGAGAAGCCTTGGGACCCtggaagatgatgaagagtTAGTTGATGTGGACATACTTCTAGCTGAGGGGGAGGGTGCTGTAGAAAAGAAACGGAGACCCAAAAGGGGGGAAGATTTTATGTTTCGTGAAGCCATAATTAAGGCTGATTTTTggcttctttttctggtttacTTCCTTGGTGTCGGTTCTGGTGTCACTGTTCTCAACAATCTAGCACAAATTGGAACTGCGCTTGGGGCTAATGATACCTCCATTCTTCTATCCCTCTTCAGCTTTGGCAATTTCATTGGTCGTCTTGGTGGAGGTGCAGTGTCTGAATACTTTGTGAG GTTGAAAGCAATCCCTCGGACAATTTGGATGACAGTAACACAACTGATCATGTTGGTAGCACACCTTCTCTTTGCGTCAGCTCTATCTGGCACATTATACGCCGCAACTGCATTGCTTGGCATCTGCTATGGCGTCCAGTTCTCTATCATGATCCCAACAGCTTCTGAGCTGTTTGGACTAAAGCACTTTGGTGTTATTTACAACTTTATAGGGATAGGGAATCCACTTGGTGCTCTTATTTTCTCTGCAGGCCTTGCTGGGTATGTTTATGATAAGGAAGCAGAAAAACAATTTGCAGAAGGTTTGGTTACATCGGATGAAACATGTCTTGGTGTCATGTGCTTCAGGCTCACATTCCTTGTTTTAGCAGGTGTTTGTGCCTTGGGCTCCCTACTGAGCGTCATTCTTACAGTAAGAATAAGACCTGTATATCAAATGCTCTACTCAGGTGGTTCATTTCGTTTTCGTGGTACTTCACAGTCTTAA
- the LOC116253679 gene encoding uncharacterized protein LOC116253679, whose translation MDWFGWLSKTGLEPSLVYEYGLTFARNELEEDDIAYFSHDFLQSMGITVAKHRLEILKLAKKERGGRPQPLSRLLAAIRRSQRYVFNRLHDWLVTRESSSLAIVPKSNRNRSWKVRKARRLMSANSSRLLLTNGSTNGRSTAVVRPATPGGSPLAFSFKNDYADGGSVSPYAKEEIHWSSMFQDLKPT comes from the coding sequence ATGGACTGGTTCGGTTGGCTGTCTAAGACCGGTCTCGAGCCTTCGTTGGTCTATGAGTACGGCCTCACGTTCGCGCGTAATGAGCTCGAAGAAGACGATATCGCATACTTCAGCCATGACTTCCTGCAGAGCATGGGCATCACGGTGGCCAAACACAGGCTAGAGATACTCAAGCTTGCGAAGAAGGAGCGAGGGGGAAGGCCGCAGCCGTTGTCTAGACTGCTTGCTGCGATTCGGAGATCTCAGAGGTACGTCTTCAACCGCCTGCATGATTGGCTTGTTACTAGGGAGTCTTCCTCCCTTGCGATCGTGCCGAAGTCCAACCGGAATAGGAGTTGGAAGGTAAGGAAGGCCCGGAGGTTGATGTCTGCCAACTCGAGCAGACTTCTTCTCACCAATGGCAGCACCAATGGCAGGTCCACTGCCGTTGTTCGGCCGGCAACTCCCGGTGGAAGTCCCCTGGCTTTTAGTTTCAAGAATGATTATGCTGATGGCGGTTCAGTTTCTCCATATGCGAAAGAAGAAATTCATTGGTCTTCAATGTTTCAGGATTTGAAACCcacatga